The following proteins are co-located in the Paludibaculum fermentans genome:
- a CDS encoding VWA domain-containing protein encodes MMRIVLLIATICLLPMLPAQTQTRIMPGTPAPKPPDQKRVAPGTPAPKDEGQKPDAQKADEGDTVFRTQVQVVLVPTTVTDKKGNTVNGLKPQDFVLLDNEKAQQISRDVTFLPLSMVVCIQRSSNVDMVLPKIKQMGNVMHDLLIGQDGEAAVIGFDHRVEVLQDFTNDAEKINAAVEKLKPGSRTSRLNDSIQEAAHMLRSKKDRRKTILLVSETMDRSSEAKVKEVATELQLYNIDVFTLNISRIITRFGEKPGVPRPNPFPPGSRPMPGIVSNDPTTQSQVFGAPGYGVDFVPVIEEIFTATKAIFIKNPAEVYTQFTGGREYSFMSQKDLENAIAAIGSEIRAQYILSYSPNNKIEGGFHKIQVTVNRPGLKVRTRPGYWMAGVPN; translated from the coding sequence ATGATGAGAATCGTCCTTTTGATCGCCACCATCTGTCTGCTGCCCATGCTGCCGGCGCAGACGCAGACGAGGATCATGCCGGGCACACCGGCCCCCAAACCGCCAGACCAGAAGAGGGTTGCTCCGGGGACGCCGGCGCCTAAGGACGAAGGGCAAAAGCCCGACGCCCAGAAGGCAGACGAAGGCGATACCGTATTCCGGACGCAGGTTCAGGTCGTGCTGGTGCCGACGACGGTCACCGACAAGAAGGGCAACACCGTCAACGGGTTGAAACCGCAGGACTTCGTCCTGCTGGACAACGAAAAGGCGCAGCAGATCAGCCGCGACGTCACGTTCCTGCCGTTGTCGATGGTGGTCTGCATCCAGCGCAGCAGCAACGTGGATATGGTGCTGCCGAAGATCAAGCAGATGGGCAACGTCATGCACGACCTGCTGATTGGCCAGGACGGCGAGGCGGCCGTGATCGGCTTCGACCATCGCGTGGAGGTTTTGCAGGATTTCACGAACGATGCCGAGAAGATCAACGCCGCGGTGGAGAAGCTGAAGCCGGGCAGCCGGACCAGCCGGTTGAACGACTCCATCCAGGAAGCAGCCCACATGTTGCGGTCGAAGAAAGACCGCCGCAAGACGATTCTGCTGGTTTCCGAGACGATGGACCGCTCGAGCGAAGCCAAGGTGAAGGAAGTGGCCACCGAGCTCCAGTTGTACAACATCGACGTGTTCACGCTGAACATCAGCCGCATCATCACGCGCTTTGGCGAGAAGCCCGGCGTTCCACGGCCCAACCCTTTCCCTCCGGGCTCGCGCCCGATGCCCGGCATCGTCAGCAACGATCCGACGACGCAGAGCCAGGTGTTCGGCGCCCCCGGCTATGGAGTGGACTTCGTTCCGGTGATCGAAGAGATTTTCACGGCGACCAAGGCCATTTTCATCAAGAATCCAGCCGAGGTCTACACGCAGTTCACTGGTGGGCGGGAGTATTCGTTCATGTCCCAGAAAGATCTGGAGAATGCGATTGCGGCCATCGGCTCAGAGATACGTGCGCAGTACATTTTGTCTTACTCGCCGAATAACAAAATCGAAGGCGGGTTCCACAAGATCCAGGTGACCGTGAACCGGCCCGGCCTGAAGGTGCGGACGCGGCCCGGCTATTGGATGGCCGGCGTTCCGAACTAA
- a CDS encoding MogA/MoaB family molybdenum cofactor biosynthesis protein, producing the protein MIRAAVLTISDSTCAGTREDLSGPELAGLCESQGWTVVHRQALPDEAVQISAAVAEWSPRCELILTTGGTGVATRDVTPEATKAVLEKELPGLGEIMRTAGLKYTRRAVLSRAVAGTRGQCLIVNLPGSPKGARQSMDAILDLVPHIVELLAGNTAHSEAGPDESKRR; encoded by the coding sequence GTGATCCGGGCGGCCGTTCTCACCATTTCTGATTCCACCTGTGCCGGGACGCGGGAAGACCTATCCGGACCGGAGTTGGCCGGACTCTGCGAGTCTCAAGGCTGGACGGTGGTCCACAGGCAAGCCTTGCCTGACGAGGCCGTGCAGATTAGTGCAGCCGTGGCGGAGTGGAGCCCCCGATGCGAGCTCATCCTGACCACCGGCGGCACGGGCGTGGCCACCCGGGATGTCACTCCGGAAGCCACTAAGGCAGTGCTGGAGAAGGAGTTGCCCGGATTGGGCGAGATCATGCGAACGGCCGGCCTAAAGTACACGCGGAGGGCCGTTTTGTCGCGCGCTGTAGCTGGAACGAGGGGGCAGTGTCTCATCGTGAACCTGCCGGGATCGCCCAAGGGAGCCCGGCAGTCGATGGATGCTATCTTGGATCTCGTACCCCACATTGTGGAATTGCTGGCGGGCAACACCGCCCATTCCGAAGCGGGTCCAGACGAATCGAAACGCCGGTAG
- the moaC gene encoding cyclic pyranopterin monophosphate synthase MoaC, whose amino-acid sequence MKKKLSHYDEAGVARMVDVSEKSATKRTAQARGFVRMKAAVLKALPDNPKGNPLEVARIAGIMAAKRTHELIPLCHPLALSHVDVDAKVKKDGIAVEATVSTTSQTGVEMEALTAVSVAALTIYDMTKALDKSITIERIELVEKSGGKSGHYKR is encoded by the coding sequence ATGAAGAAGAAGCTATCGCATTACGATGAGGCGGGCGTGGCGCGGATGGTGGACGTCAGCGAGAAGTCAGCCACCAAGCGCACGGCTCAGGCACGCGGCTTTGTGCGGATGAAGGCGGCGGTGCTGAAGGCCCTGCCTGACAACCCCAAAGGGAATCCGCTGGAAGTGGCGCGGATCGCCGGGATCATGGCGGCGAAACGAACCCACGAGCTGATTCCGTTGTGCCACCCGTTGGCGCTCTCGCATGTTGATGTGGACGCCAAGGTGAAGAAAGATGGCATCGCGGTGGAAGCCACCGTATCCACGACTTCGCAGACCGGGGTGGAGATGGAGGCGCTGACGGCCGTGAGCGTGGCGGCACTGACGATTTACGACATGACGAAAGCCCTGGACAAGTCGATCACGATTGAGCGCATCGAGCTGGTGGAGAAGTCGGGCGGGAAGTCGGGGCACTACAAGCGGTGA
- a CDS encoding molybdopterin molybdotransferase MoeA, with protein sequence MAAATLGIVEALSFLKARSEVLARVRAARVTPHMEFLPLEQATGRVLAEPAFADRDYPPEPRSMRDGFAVRAADLPGTFTIVGEVRAGQSSDCRVEPGEAVEIMTGASVPEGADTVVMVEHTTVAGDRVDVPKALEMGANVNPQGRDAVAGALILRPGIRLGYAEIALLASIGQAEVAVYKRPRVAILATGDELVEVETKPEPHQIRNSNTWSLAAQVIRAGGEAVVLPVAPDELEITKELIANGLECDVLLLSGGVSAGKYDLVETALHSFGAEMYFDRVLIQPGQPCVFGQAQGTFFFGLPGNPASTMVCFEIFARAALELISGVVEPMLAITGAQLKSPFRQKTGLTRFLPARLDEEGLLTPIGWSGSGDIAALTRANAYLVSDPEKGEYAAGDWIGVMAR encoded by the coding sequence ATGGCCGCTGCTACACTGGGCATAGTGGAAGCCCTTTCTTTTCTGAAGGCCCGGAGTGAGGTGCTGGCACGCGTGCGGGCCGCGCGTGTCACTCCACATATGGAATTCCTGCCGCTGGAGCAGGCCACCGGCCGCGTGCTGGCTGAACCTGCTTTCGCGGATCGAGACTACCCTCCGGAACCACGCTCGATGCGGGATGGGTTCGCGGTGCGCGCGGCCGACCTGCCAGGCACCTTCACCATCGTCGGAGAGGTCCGGGCCGGACAGTCCTCGGATTGCCGGGTGGAGCCGGGCGAAGCCGTCGAGATTATGACCGGCGCGTCGGTGCCTGAGGGCGCCGATACGGTCGTGATGGTCGAGCACACCACGGTGGCAGGCGATCGCGTGGATGTGCCGAAAGCACTGGAGATGGGCGCCAACGTGAATCCACAGGGGCGCGATGCCGTGGCGGGCGCGCTGATCCTGAGGCCCGGCATCCGCCTGGGGTATGCGGAGATCGCGCTGCTGGCATCGATCGGCCAGGCGGAAGTGGCGGTCTACAAGCGGCCGCGCGTGGCGATTCTGGCGACCGGCGACGAACTGGTGGAGGTGGAGACCAAGCCGGAGCCACATCAGATCAGGAATTCGAACACGTGGTCGCTGGCGGCGCAGGTGATTCGGGCCGGAGGCGAGGCGGTGGTCCTGCCCGTGGCTCCGGACGAACTGGAGATCACCAAGGAGCTGATTGCGAACGGCCTGGAGTGCGACGTGCTGCTGCTGTCGGGCGGTGTCTCGGCAGGCAAGTACGATCTTGTCGAGACGGCCCTGCACAGTTTCGGCGCGGAGATGTACTTCGACCGCGTGCTGATCCAGCCGGGACAGCCGTGCGTGTTCGGACAAGCCCAGGGCACGTTCTTCTTTGGATTGCCCGGGAATCCGGCGTCGACCATGGTGTGTTTCGAGATCTTCGCCCGCGCGGCACTGGAACTGATCAGCGGAGTCGTCGAACCGATGCTGGCGATTACCGGCGCGCAACTGAAGTCGCCGTTCCGGCAGAAGACCGGCTTGACGCGGTTCCTGCCGGCGCGGTTGGACGAAGAAGGATTGCTGACGCCGATTGGGTGGTCAGGGTCGGGCGATATCGCGGCGCTGACCCGGGCGAACGCTTACCTGGTCTCGGATCCGGAAAAGGGCGAGTATGCGGCTGGTGATTGGATTGGAGTGATGGCGCGATGA
- a CDS encoding amidase, which translates to MLGLTEMAGAVAQGSISPLELTDIHLHTIEARNPGINAFIEVYAEQARAQARGPLSGPLAGVPVTVKDSFDIAGRVTNCGSLLRSEAVASRHSTAVERLLDAGAILIGKTSTPEFLYYYETDNRLIGRTNHPWDETRTSGGSSGGEAAAIASGMSAGGVGSDGGGSIREPAHFCGICGLKPTPGRVGAGGHWPEIAHPTGFMGVAGPMARTAADVRLLFQVLAGYDPRDPFSAPVLPPPQPSRHARIFVITGYRTEPACAQAAEQAVTLLSGLGHCVEEFPFALIEKAHELWRLLFVDYLTAGIRHMVRGREEDCSWTGLELTRYARETVDASRLAGILLERDRMRARLLEFLGSDAVLVAPAFGVTAYPHRQCPMDLMEAIRPVSPWNLLGMPALVVPMLSTPEGMPAGVQLIGAPWTDELLLDLGVRFETARGSRWLTQRSSPTTTTNTTTPTV; encoded by the coding sequence TTGCTGGGACTCACAGAGATGGCGGGCGCCGTGGCGCAAGGTTCCATCTCTCCCCTCGAACTCACCGACATCCATCTCCATACGATTGAGGCCAGAAACCCGGGCATCAACGCTTTCATAGAAGTCTATGCGGAGCAGGCACGCGCTCAGGCCCGGGGCCCTCTGTCAGGCCCTCTGGCGGGCGTTCCTGTCACGGTGAAGGACTCCTTCGATATCGCCGGACGCGTGACGAACTGCGGCAGCCTGTTGCGCAGCGAGGCCGTCGCCTCTCGGCACTCCACCGCCGTCGAACGCCTGCTCGACGCGGGCGCCATCCTCATAGGCAAGACGTCGACGCCCGAATTTCTTTACTACTACGAGACGGACAACCGCCTCATCGGCCGCACCAATCACCCGTGGGACGAGACCCGCACCAGCGGCGGCAGCAGTGGTGGGGAAGCGGCGGCCATCGCTTCCGGCATGTCAGCCGGCGGGGTGGGCAGCGACGGCGGCGGCTCCATTCGGGAACCTGCGCACTTTTGCGGCATCTGCGGACTCAAACCCACGCCCGGACGCGTCGGCGCCGGAGGGCATTGGCCCGAAATCGCGCATCCCACCGGCTTCATGGGCGTGGCCGGACCCATGGCGCGCACGGCCGCGGACGTTCGCCTGCTGTTTCAAGTGCTGGCTGGCTACGACCCCCGCGACCCCTTCTCCGCGCCGGTGCTCCCGCCGCCCCAGCCGTCGCGCCACGCCCGCATCTTCGTCATCACCGGCTACCGTACTGAGCCCGCCTGCGCCCAGGCGGCCGAACAGGCCGTCACGCTCCTCAGCGGCCTTGGCCACTGTGTCGAGGAGTTCCCTTTCGCCCTGATCGAGAAGGCCCATGAATTGTGGCGCCTCCTTTTCGTCGACTACCTCACCGCGGGTATTCGCCACATGGTGCGGGGCAGGGAAGAGGATTGCTCGTGGACTGGCCTGGAACTCACCCGCTACGCTCGCGAAACTGTAGATGCATCGCGCCTGGCGGGCATCCTGCTGGAGCGCGATCGCATGCGCGCCCGCCTGCTGGAGTTCCTGGGCTCCGACGCCGTCCTGGTCGCCCCCGCCTTTGGCGTGACGGCCTATCCCCATCGCCAGTGCCCCATGGACCTGATGGAAGCCATCCGGCCTGTCTCGCCCTGGAACCTGTTGGGCATGCCGGCCCTGGTCGTCCCCATGCTCAGCACGCCTGAAGGAATGCCCGCGGGCGTCCAACTGATTGGCGCCCCCTGGACCGACGAATTACTGCTGGACCTCGGAGTCCGGTTCGAAACTGCAAGAGGAAGCCGATGGCTGACGCAAAGATCTTCGCCTACGACTACGACCAACACGACTACCCCAACGGTCTGA
- a CDS encoding M16 family metallopeptidase, with product MADAKIFAYDYDQHDYPNGLRLITVPAPYPQVVSLYIVVQAGSRNEVEEGRSGFAHFFEHMMFRGTPAFPPERYEAVLQETGASSNAYTDDDRTVYHTTLTKEDFETLLAMEADRFQHLDYPLEGFQTEALAVLGEYNKDSTEPINKLMEVLRDTAFDAHTYKHTTMGFLRDIERMPQMYDYSRTFFDRFYRPEYTTLIVAGDVDPAEVRAQVERHWGAWQRGSYICAPAVEPAQSSPREAHIPWPTHTLPYLLVAHHSPAYSDEITDGAALDIISFLGFSESSPLYEKLVIEDQSVDLLWASNADHVDPYLFTVMARVKEDPMVPDVRESILATLRGFAETPVDDSLLANVKSHLRYRFALSLDNSEAIASTLAHYVSLRRTPETINRLFYLYEQVTPQLLQTVAARFFQPNGRTIVTLANGDAK from the coding sequence ATGGCTGACGCAAAGATCTTCGCCTACGACTACGACCAACACGACTACCCCAACGGTCTGAGACTCATTACCGTCCCCGCGCCCTACCCCCAGGTAGTCAGCCTCTATATCGTGGTGCAGGCCGGCTCGCGCAATGAAGTGGAGGAGGGCCGCAGCGGTTTTGCCCACTTCTTCGAACACATGATGTTCCGCGGGACGCCCGCCTTCCCGCCAGAGCGGTATGAGGCCGTGCTCCAGGAGACCGGAGCCTCGTCCAACGCTTATACCGATGACGACCGCACGGTCTACCACACGACCCTCACGAAAGAGGACTTCGAAACCCTGCTGGCCATGGAGGCCGATCGTTTCCAGCACCTCGACTATCCACTAGAAGGATTTCAAACCGAAGCCCTGGCCGTCCTCGGCGAGTACAACAAGGACAGCACCGAGCCCATCAACAAGCTCATGGAGGTCCTGCGCGACACGGCTTTTGACGCGCATACCTACAAACACACCACCATGGGCTTCCTGCGCGACATCGAGCGCATGCCGCAGATGTACGACTACAGCCGTACTTTCTTCGACCGCTTCTACCGCCCCGAGTACACCACTCTCATCGTGGCCGGCGATGTCGACCCCGCCGAAGTCCGCGCCCAGGTGGAGCGGCACTGGGGCGCATGGCAGCGCGGCAGTTACATCTGTGCGCCTGCTGTCGAGCCCGCTCAATCCTCGCCGCGCGAGGCGCACATCCCCTGGCCCACGCACACGCTGCCCTATCTGCTCGTCGCCCACCACTCACCTGCGTATAGCGACGAAATTACTGATGGGGCCGCCCTCGACATCATCAGCTTCCTTGGCTTCTCGGAAAGCTCGCCGCTCTACGAAAAGCTTGTCATCGAGGACCAGAGCGTGGACCTCCTCTGGGCCAGCAACGCCGATCACGTCGATCCCTACCTCTTCACCGTCATGGCTCGCGTCAAGGAGGACCCGATGGTGCCGGACGTCCGCGAGTCCATCCTCGCTACCTTGCGCGGCTTTGCGGAAACGCCCGTCGACGACTCTCTGCTGGCGAACGTAAAAAGCCATCTGCGCTACCGTTTCGCTCTCAGCCTCGACAACAGCGAAGCCATTGCTTCGACGCTCGCGCATTACGTCTCGCTGCGCCGCACGCCGGAGACCATCAACCGTCTATTTTACCTCTACGAGCAGGTCACGCCGCAGCTCCTGCAAACCGTCGCCGCCCGTTTCTTTCAGCCCAACGGCCGCACCATCGTTACGCTCGCCAATGGAGACGCGAAGTGA
- a CDS encoding M16 family metallopeptidase: MKFITLPDTTPLISLRVVFQTGASQDPPNQGGVAWMTAMMLAGGGSRTLTYKQILDAFFPMGLSVGCQVDKELITFTAEVHADHLEEFYEIFRGMLLDPGWRADDFARLTDDAVNMLEVELRGQNDEELAKEILYQRIYQGHPYERHDAGTVSSLQALALDQLKAFYLAEFASSNLIIAIGGGYPDGFEQRLRKDFSALPLRARAGVEIPPAPPVAETELYLLEKPARGVAISLGFPIEVRRGHPDYPALLLATSALGQHRMSSGRLFTRMRQYRGLNYGDYAYIEYFPGGMYTLQPSPNHARANDIFQLWIRPVDREQSLFALRLALHELESFVTGGLSQDEFQRARSFLSKYVNLLLKTKSEELGYAVDSAYYGIPAYPDYVRAGLSQLTLEEVNAAIRRHLRYDRLRIVAVGEGMQDFKDAILENRVSSMTYNSPKPEEILEEDKVVERRPILVLPGSIVIAGADAAFA, encoded by the coding sequence GTGAAGTTCATCACTCTCCCCGACACCACGCCGCTCATCAGCCTCCGCGTGGTCTTCCAGACCGGAGCGTCGCAGGATCCACCGAACCAGGGCGGCGTTGCCTGGATGACCGCCATGATGCTGGCCGGGGGCGGCAGCCGCACCCTCACCTACAAGCAGATTCTCGACGCCTTCTTCCCCATGGGCCTCTCCGTCGGCTGCCAGGTGGATAAGGAACTCATTACCTTCACCGCCGAGGTCCACGCCGATCATCTGGAAGAGTTCTATGAGATCTTCCGTGGCATGTTGCTCGATCCTGGCTGGCGCGCCGACGACTTTGCCCGCCTGACTGACGATGCCGTCAACATGCTGGAAGTGGAGCTCCGCGGCCAGAACGATGAGGAACTCGCCAAGGAGATCCTCTACCAGCGTATCTACCAGGGCCATCCTTATGAACGCCACGACGCCGGAACCGTCTCCTCCTTGCAGGCCCTGGCCCTGGATCAGTTGAAGGCCTTCTACCTGGCTGAATTTGCGTCCTCGAACCTCATCATCGCCATCGGCGGCGGCTACCCGGATGGCTTCGAGCAGCGCCTCCGCAAGGACTTCTCGGCGCTTCCTCTCCGGGCCCGTGCCGGCGTCGAGATTCCGCCTGCGCCGCCAGTCGCTGAGACCGAACTCTATTTGCTGGAGAAGCCGGCCCGCGGCGTTGCGATCTCGCTGGGGTTCCCCATCGAAGTGCGCCGCGGCCATCCCGATTACCCGGCCCTGCTGCTGGCGACCTCCGCGTTAGGCCAGCACCGCATGAGCAGCGGCCGCCTCTTCACGCGCATGCGCCAGTATCGCGGCCTGAACTATGGCGACTACGCCTATATCGAATACTTCCCTGGAGGGATGTACACCCTCCAGCCCAGTCCGAACCATGCGCGCGCCAACGACATCTTCCAGCTTTGGATCCGCCCGGTGGATCGGGAACAGTCGTTGTTCGCTCTCCGGCTGGCCCTCCACGAGCTCGAAAGCTTCGTCACCGGAGGGCTGTCGCAGGACGAGTTCCAGCGCGCCCGCAGTTTCCTTTCGAAATACGTCAACCTGCTGCTGAAGACGAAATCAGAGGAGCTTGGGTATGCGGTGGACAGCGCCTATTACGGCATCCCGGCGTATCCCGATTATGTGCGGGCCGGCCTGTCCCAGTTGACGCTGGAGGAGGTGAACGCCGCGATTCGCCGCCATCTTCGCTACGACCGACTGCGCATCGTGGCGGTGGGCGAGGGCATGCAGGACTTCAAGGATGCCATCCTGGAAAATCGCGTCTCGTCCATGACTTACAACTCGCCCAAGCCGGAGGAGATTCTCGAGGAAGACAAGGTCGTGGAGCGCAGGCCGATCCTTGTGCTGCCCGGCTCCATCGTTATCGCCGGCGCCGATGCCGCGTTTGCCTGA
- a CDS encoding NF038129 family PEP-CTERM protein codes for MSAYRNLMAKAAAGALLLLLMAVPSQAAVILVSIDTTPLMTGVTGPYSIEFQLVDGDGIANNTVTIDSFTFGGGSASGAATVLGGVTGDLSSSVVMNDTSFFNTFYQPFVPGNLLAFQVTVTGNYVAPTPDGFSFAILNGSLLEVSTTGMANELVFVDLKTPPVISQYQGIAVGDDPVLGAATADFQGVPEPSTGLICLVGLGLLALRARKR; via the coding sequence ATGTCGGCATATAGAAACTTGATGGCCAAGGCGGCCGCGGGCGCGTTGCTGCTGTTGTTAATGGCAGTGCCTTCGCAGGCCGCTGTGATTCTGGTGAGTATTGATACAACGCCGCTGATGACGGGGGTGACCGGTCCGTATTCGATTGAGTTCCAGCTGGTGGACGGGGACGGCATCGCCAACAACACGGTGACGATTGATTCGTTCACCTTTGGAGGAGGGTCGGCGAGCGGGGCGGCAACAGTGCTGGGCGGCGTGACGGGCGACCTGTCCAGCAGTGTGGTGATGAACGATACGTCGTTCTTCAACACGTTCTACCAGCCGTTTGTGCCGGGCAATCTGCTTGCCTTTCAGGTGACAGTGACCGGCAACTACGTGGCGCCGACACCGGACGGCTTCTCATTCGCGATTCTGAACGGCTCACTCCTGGAGGTGTCGACTACCGGCATGGCGAACGAACTGGTTTTCGTCGACCTGAAGACTCCTCCAGTGATCAGTCAGTATCAGGGGATCGCCGTTGGCGATGACCCGGTGCTGGGCGCGGCGACGGCTGACTTTCAGGGTGTTCCCGAGCCGTCGACAGGGCTCATCTGCCTGGTGGGACTCGGGCTTCTGGCCCTGCGGGCGCGCAAGAGGTAA
- a CDS encoding choice-of-anchor L domain-containing protein encodes MRFTRCLVVFAGLLGTLAALPAFAAIDCSAEVTAKVSATRSGYRLDRRSDKFIQTVTFKNNGAAVVQGPLYFALQNLTSGVTLANSAGGAGCAGALASAPTMAVNVGSDNTLMPGETAAVVLQFTNPSYAAIAYTGRVFAGLATLEPISGITVSPDGFPINTPTNVTMRALVPYPSGSPKPTVTVVRVDAGNNVIGTIGTMYDNGALGNGDEIQGDGIFSMIAGMSSAAEETYRLKVKSVDGGVTTLSNLFTVLAYKPIADSEFNALTLLQQNALKNFNDKVGTLGKNGALQDTLNKILADGTVDQAGFSGGDNGIWIVYKGGILGGLMLNPGGTLGGPAQEQAQLTAQSGFGMKAPVSMASAGNVEVGNKKVLLLSPYWASLSGVDPNASMKTLFEGSTCPKYDVTWLKDAAVTVDAFKMLKNYGVYIHYGHGGTYYSGILNTWQDEFGWSFWGAQVVILTGQTATTANKATYQTDLKKGRLAILTGDSANYAILPSFISYYNSGMPSSLVFINACRSFYNSTMANAFTGAGAKTYLAYSEYVNVDFAAERTKDFFNKWVLDSTNLVTTGESFTAGLKDGNTPPAEWKMTGATNLEAGLGNELQNGDFESGNLGAWTAEGDGRVVTQLGGYFYPQDGVQMGIISTGLGYTTSSGQISQKVCMPKEAKTLTFSWNFTSEEFKEWCGTQYQDFFRVSVTTESGTTNLMYVNVDSICAATYKVPFSFDRGDAYSNGWKTASLNVAAIATANEGKPVTLTFAAGDVGDSIYDTAILLDKIVINK; translated from the coding sequence GTGCGATTTACTCGTTGTCTCGTAGTGTTTGCTGGCTTACTCGGCACACTGGCGGCATTGCCGGCCTTCGCCGCCATTGATTGCAGCGCCGAAGTGACGGCGAAGGTCAGTGCAACGCGAAGTGGCTACAGGCTGGACCGGCGGAGTGACAAGTTCATTCAGACGGTCACATTCAAGAATAATGGTGCGGCGGTGGTGCAGGGGCCGCTGTACTTTGCGCTGCAGAATCTGACTAGCGGAGTGACGCTGGCCAACTCAGCGGGGGGAGCGGGCTGTGCGGGGGCGCTGGCGAGCGCACCGACGATGGCGGTGAATGTTGGTTCGGACAACACGCTGATGCCCGGTGAGACGGCGGCGGTGGTGCTGCAGTTCACGAATCCATCGTATGCAGCGATTGCGTACACGGGCAGGGTGTTTGCGGGGCTGGCGACCTTGGAACCGATCAGCGGCATTACGGTGTCGCCGGACGGATTTCCGATCAACACGCCGACGAACGTAACCATGCGTGCACTGGTGCCCTACCCGTCGGGCTCACCCAAGCCGACGGTGACGGTGGTGCGGGTGGATGCCGGCAATAACGTGATTGGGACGATTGGAACGATGTACGACAACGGTGCGCTGGGGAACGGCGATGAGATCCAGGGAGACGGGATCTTCTCTATGATCGCCGGCATGAGTTCGGCGGCGGAGGAGACGTACCGGTTGAAGGTGAAGTCGGTGGATGGAGGAGTGACGACGCTGTCGAACCTGTTCACGGTCCTGGCCTACAAGCCGATTGCGGATTCGGAGTTCAATGCCCTGACGCTGTTGCAGCAGAATGCGTTGAAGAACTTCAACGACAAGGTGGGCACGCTGGGGAAGAACGGCGCGCTGCAGGATACGTTGAACAAGATTCTGGCGGACGGGACGGTGGACCAGGCTGGCTTCTCAGGCGGAGACAACGGGATCTGGATTGTATACAAAGGTGGGATCCTGGGCGGCCTGATGTTGAACCCGGGAGGGACGCTGGGCGGCCCGGCGCAGGAGCAGGCGCAGTTGACGGCGCAAAGCGGGTTTGGCATGAAGGCGCCGGTGTCGATGGCCAGCGCGGGCAATGTCGAAGTAGGCAACAAGAAGGTATTGCTGTTGTCCCCGTACTGGGCGAGCCTTTCGGGCGTTGACCCGAACGCGAGCATGAAGACATTGTTCGAGGGGTCAACGTGTCCGAAGTACGACGTGACCTGGCTGAAGGACGCCGCGGTGACGGTGGATGCATTCAAGATGCTGAAGAACTATGGCGTCTACATTCACTACGGACATGGGGGCACTTACTACAGCGGGATCCTGAACACGTGGCAGGACGAATTCGGCTGGAGCTTCTGGGGCGCGCAGGTGGTGATCCTGACTGGTCAGACGGCCACGACGGCGAACAAGGCAACGTATCAGACCGATTTAAAGAAGGGGCGACTCGCGATCCTGACCGGAGACAGTGCGAATTACGCGATTCTGCCGTCGTTCATCAGCTACTACAACAGCGGGATGCCGTCGAGCCTGGTGTTCATCAACGCGTGCCGTTCGTTCTACAACAGCACGATGGCGAATGCATTCACGGGGGCGGGGGCGAAGACGTACCTGGCGTATAGCGAGTATGTGAATGTGGACTTTGCAGCCGAAAGAACCAAAGACTTCTTCAACAAGTGGGTGCTGGATTCGACGAACCTGGTGACCACGGGTGAGTCGTTCACGGCCGGGTTGAAGGACGGCAACACTCCGCCGGCGGAGTGGAAGATGACGGGCGCGACCAACCTGGAAGCGGGGTTGGGGAATGAGCTGCAGAACGGTGATTTCGAGTCCGGCAACCTGGGCGCCTGGACGGCGGAGGGCGACGGGCGCGTCGTCACCCAACTGGGCGGCTATTTCTATCCCCAGGATGGCGTCCAGATGGGGATCATTTCGACTGGCCTGGGTTACACGACGTCGTCGGGCCAGATCAGCCAGAAGGTTTGCATGCCGAAGGAGGCGAAGACGCTGACGTTCAGTTGGAACTTCACCTCGGAGGAGTTCAAGGAGTGGTGCGGAACACAGTATCAGGACTTCTTCCGAGTGTCGGTGACAACAGAATCGGGAACGACGAACCTGATGTACGTGAACGTGGACTCCATCTGCGCGGCGACTTACAAGGTGCCGTTCAGCTTTGACCGGGGTGATGCGTACAGCAATGGCTGGAAGACGGCGTCATTGAACGTGGCGGCCATTGCGACAGCCAACGAAGGCAAGCCGGTGACGCTGACCTTCGCGGCGGGTGACGTGGGTGACAGCATCTACGACACGGCGATCCTGCTGGACAAGATCGTGATCAACAAATAG